A stretch of Anolis sagrei isolate rAnoSag1 chromosome X, rAnoSag1.mat, whole genome shotgun sequence DNA encodes these proteins:
- the LOC132781696 gene encoding probable G-protein coupled receptor 33 has translation MRATISRSLDQGNYGNESIDIFVANISEMGMNTTYSPIAINPTNVIITVFLLVSFLVGTTINGLFLWVLVVRMKSTVNILWFRHLLLIFLIVSSIMPFFAVHGLLGFHWIFGKVLCKVLNALGSLGIFFEVFILTIISLDRYFTICHPIWSQHNRTISRAQRIIAGTWLVSLVFSVPYLIFRETHEGTNGRIICENNYTFFLDAEKTERDALAYRIRLVLFVIRFLLAFLLPFLIIAGCYYKIGQEIKKRRLVGKYRKTFKILITSVLSFFICWLPYHLYYASRLLGELPDGIHLFLSVVMRAGLCFNFCFTSSLYLFVGQKFQQVFKTSIVTLLQRDFADVPFLFVDNANMAAGDDQQQHQFGAQGNSKHGFAKK, from the coding sequence GGCAATGAGAGCATAGACATCTTTGTGGCAAACATTTCAGAGATGGGAATGAACACCACTTACTCTCCAATTGCcataaaccccaccaatgttatCATTACTGTCTTTTTGTTGGTATCTTTCCTAGTTGGCACAACCATAAATGGACTGTTTCTCTGGGTGCTGGTGGTAAGGATGAAGAGCACAGTGAATATCCTCTGGTTTCGTCACCTACTTCTTATCTTCTTAATAGTCAGTTCCATCATGCCCTTTTTTGCTGTGCACGGCCTCCTTGGATTTCACTGGATCTTTGGTAAGGTTCTGTGCAAGGTTCTCAATGCTCTCGGTTCACTAGGAATATTTTTTGAGGTATTTATCCTCACCATCATAAGCCTGGATCGCTACTTCACGATATGCCATCCCATTTGGTCCCAGCACAACCGCACAATATCCAGGGCCCAACGAATCATTGCAGGAACATGGCTTGTTTCTTTAGTCTTCAGTGTCCCATACCTGATTTTTCGGGAGACTCATGAGGGAACAAATGGAAGGATcatatgtgaaaataattacacaTTTTTTCTTGATGCAGAAAAAACAGAAAGAGATGCACTGGCATATCGCATTCGGTTGGTTCTCTTTGTCATACGATTCCTATTGGCCTTCCTGCTTCCTTTCTTAATTATAGCAGGATGTTACTATAAGATTGGACAAGAAATTAAGAAAAGAAGATTAGTGGGAAAATATAGGAAAACATTTAAAATCCTCATCACATCAGTGCTATCGTTTTTCATCTGTTGGCTTCCATACCATCTCTACTATGCTTCTCGGCTATTGGGCGAACTTCCTGATGGAATACATCTTTTTCTAAGTGTAGTTATGAGGGCTGGCCTGTGTTTCAATTTCTGTTTCACCTCCAGTCTTTATCTTTTTGTTGGACAGAAATTCCAACAGGTCTTCAAGACATCCATTGTCACTCTGCTTCAGAGAGATTTTGCAGATGTTCCTTTCTTATTTGTTGACAATGCAAACATGGCAGCTGGAGACGACCAACAGCAACATCAGTTTGGAGCTCAAGGGAACTCAAAACATGGCTTTGCCAAGAAGTAG